The following are from one region of the Coffea eugenioides isolate CCC68of chromosome 2, Ceug_1.0, whole genome shotgun sequence genome:
- the LOC113763952 gene encoding gamma-glutamyl peptidase 5-like, with the protein MRMQMEGEKRYALLLAATDSDYVKKLYGGYFNVFVDALGDEGERWDLFRVVEGHFPEMDELENYEAFVVSGSPYDAYGNEHWILKLCLLLQTLSAMQKKVLGICFGHQVLCRALGGKVGKAYTGWDIGVRKIRILNEFLPCNFLELDEIPPTLSIIECHQDEVWDVPVGAEVIAYSDKTRVEMFAFGNHILGIQGHPEYTKDILNNLIDRLLSNDCIERGFGEDVKTQLLMADPDRKYWEKICQSFLKGR; encoded by the exons ATGAGAATGCAGATGGAGGGAGAAAAAAGGTATGCTTTACTACTTGCAGCAACGGACTCAGActatgtgaagaaactttacgGAGGATATTTCAATGTTTTTGTTGATGCATTAGGGGATGAAGGGGAGAGATGGGACTTATTTCGCGTCGTCGAGGGGCATTTTCCAGAAATGGATGAGCTTGAAAATTATGAAGCATTTGTTGTCAGTGGAAGCCCTTATGATGCTTATGGCAATGAGCATTGGATTCTCAAGCTTTGCTTACTCTTGCAAACTCTTTCTGCCATGCAGAAGAAAGTTCTTGGTATATGCTTTGGCCACCAA GTCTTGTGCAGAGCACTGGGAGGAAAAGTTGGGAAAGCCTACACTGGATGGGATATTGGAGTTCGAAAAATTAGAATCCTAAATGAATTCTTGCCTTGTAACTTCCTTGAGTTAGATGAAATCCCACCAACCCTTTCAATCATTGAGTGCCATCAAGATgag GTGTGGGATGTCCCTGTTGGGGCTGAAGTAATTGCATATTCCGATAAAACTCGAGTGGAGATGTTTGCATTTGGGAACCACATTCTGGGAATCCAAGGGCATCCAGAGTATACCAAAGATATTCTCAACAATTTAATCGATCGTCTGCTGTCTAATGACTGTATAGAG AGAGGGTTTGGTGAAGATGTGAAGACACAGTTATTGATGGCGGATCCAGATAGGAAGTACTGGGAAAAAATCTGCCAAAGCTTTCTCAAAGGCAGATAG